The following proteins are co-located in the Robbsia betulipollinis genome:
- the selB gene encoding selenocysteine-specific translation elongation factor, translating into MIVGTAGHIDHGKTTLTRALTGVDTDRLKEEKARGISIELGYAYLDLDRDGDGDGARDPSSADAILGIIDVPGHERLVHTMASGATGIDYALLVVAADDGVMPQTREHLAILALLGVSAGAVAITKSDRVDAARLHAVRGEIAALLADTPLADATLFETAANRPGDPGTHALLAHLRGAARHWRRRHDDGLFRLAIDRVFTLPGQGTVVTGTVFAGRVAVGETLDRVPETAGALPVRVRSIHAQNRPAALGYAGQRCALNLAGAERDALRRGDWIVDPRLRATSLRLDCSLTLLADAGLTLSHWLPLHVHLGSGHHVAHLVLLDDAPFAAGRQGRVQLVFDTPISAVPGDRFIVRNAQATRTVGGGRVLDPFAPARRRRSAARHAWLDAMESLVATGRIDALLAESGDGLATDVLMHLTGLPLAAIALPADAVRLAPRGEPHADGWLFDAARWADLTARMQATLAQYHLKVPDEQGVELARLRRMVAPLAADALWRAAVQQWLRAGDVALSGPWLHLSEHALRLDPADEALAARLLPRLVAGGFDPPWVRNLATAESVDEETVRTVLRKLARQGQVYQVIRDLFYDRARVVALARLVATVAAEAPNADVSAGAYRDATGLGRKRAIQVLEFFDRVGYTRRHRDAHLLRVDSRWLALLDAGDGSEDGLVVSLT; encoded by the coding sequence ATGATCGTCGGCACCGCGGGCCATATCGATCACGGCAAGACCACCCTGACGCGCGCACTCACCGGCGTCGACACCGACCGTCTCAAGGAAGAAAAAGCGCGCGGCATCTCGATCGAACTCGGATATGCGTATCTGGACCTCGATCGCGACGGCGACGGCGACGGCGCGCGCGACCCGTCGTCCGCCGACGCCATCCTCGGCATCATCGACGTGCCCGGACACGAACGGCTCGTCCACACCATGGCGTCCGGCGCCACCGGCATCGATTACGCGCTGCTCGTCGTCGCCGCCGATGACGGCGTCATGCCGCAGACGCGCGAGCACCTTGCGATCCTCGCGCTGCTCGGCGTCTCGGCCGGCGCGGTCGCCATCACGAAAAGCGACCGCGTCGATGCCGCCCGTCTGCACGCCGTGCGCGGCGAGATCGCCGCCCTGCTGGCCGACACGCCGCTCGCCGACGCGACCCTGTTCGAAACCGCCGCGAACCGCCCCGGCGACCCCGGCACGCACGCCCTGCTCGCGCATTTGCGCGGCGCCGCCCGGCACTGGCGCCGCCGCCACGACGACGGCCTGTTTCGGCTCGCCATCGATCGCGTCTTCACATTGCCCGGGCAGGGCACCGTCGTCACCGGCACCGTCTTCGCCGGGCGCGTGGCCGTCGGCGAAACCCTCGATCGCGTTCCCGAGACCGCCGGCGCGCTGCCCGTGCGCGTGCGCAGCATCCATGCGCAGAATCGTCCCGCCGCGCTGGGCTACGCGGGGCAGCGCTGCGCGCTCAACCTTGCCGGCGCCGAGCGCGACGCTTTGCGGCGTGGGGACTGGATCGTCGACCCCCGTCTGCGCGCGACGTCTCTGCGCCTCGATTGCTCGCTGACGCTGCTGGCGGATGCCGGTTTGACGTTGTCGCACTGGTTGCCCCTGCACGTTCATCTGGGCAGCGGACACCATGTCGCCCATCTCGTATTGCTCGACGACGCGCCGTTCGCCGCCGGGCGGCAGGGCCGCGTGCAGCTGGTCTTCGACACCCCCATCAGCGCGGTGCCCGGCGACCGTTTCATCGTGCGCAACGCGCAGGCGACGCGCACCGTGGGGGGCGGGCGCGTCCTCGACCCGTTCGCACCCGCACGGCGGCGGCGCTCGGCGGCGCGTCATGCCTGGCTCGATGCCATGGAAAGCCTCGTCGCCACCGGTCGGATCGACGCGCTGCTCGCCGAGTCCGGCGACGGCCTCGCGACGGACGTCCTCATGCATCTCACCGGCTTGCCGCTGGCAGCCATCGCCTTGCCCGCGGACGCGGTGCGGCTTGCGCCGCGTGGCGAGCCGCACGCCGACGGCTGGCTCTTCGACGCTGCGCGTTGGGCGGATCTCACCGCGCGCATGCAGGCGACACTCGCGCAATACCACCTGAAGGTACCGGACGAGCAGGGCGTCGAACTCGCGCGGTTGCGACGCATGGTCGCTCCGCTCGCCGCCGATGCACTCTGGCGTGCCGCCGTTCAGCAGTGGTTGCGCGCGGGCGACGTGGCATTGTCGGGCCCCTGGCTGCATCTTTCCGAGCACGCGCTGCGGCTCGATCCCGCCGACGAAGCGCTGGCCGCGCGGCTGCTGCCCCGTCTCGTCGCGGGTGGGTTCGATCCGCCCTGGGTACGCAATCTGGCCACGGCGGAAAGCGTCGACGAAGAAACCGTCCGCACCGTCCTGCGCAAGCTCGCGCGTCAAGGCCAGGTGTATCAGGTCATACGCGATCTTTTTTACGACCGGGCGCGTGTCGTGGCGCTCGCGCGCCTCGTCGCGACCGTCGCGGCGGAAGCGCCGAACGCCGACGTGTCCGCGGGCGCCTATCGCGACGCCACCGGCCTCGGCCGCAAGCGCGCGATCCAGGTGCTGGAGTTCTTCGATCGTGTTGGCTATACTCGGCGGCACCGCGACGCGCATCTGCTGCGGGTGGATAGCCGGTGGCTGGCATTGCTGGATGCCGGCGACGGGAGCGAGGATGGCTTGGTCGTCTCGCTCACATGA
- the selA gene encoding L-seryl-tRNA(Sec) selenium transferase, giving the protein MTRLPDAAAVPVAGPVTPAHAADGASVPSASATRSAAARIPSVERVIAFPALAPSIARHGRTRVLAVIRDALAARREQLTRESRGEAASATRGPVPGAGAVPATSDVASDTMPGAARDAMLEAVVTDVQWRLAAAAVPRLRLVFNLTGTVLHTNLGRALLPDVAVESVVAALRAPANLEFDLETGGRGDRDDLVADLICELTGAEAATVVNNNAAAVLLMLGTLGVDRDVVVSRGELVEIGGAFRIPDIMNRAGARLVEVGTTNRTHLADYAQAIGPTTAMLMKVHCSNYAITGFTKSVELDELAPLGRQHGVPVVVDLGSGTLIDLSAYGLAREPTVAETIAAGADLVTFSGDKLLGGPQAGIIVGRADLIARIKKNPLKRALRVGKLTLAALEPVLALYREPEFLAERLTTLRLLTRDAAHIRAQADTLAPAMQRALGEDWTVSVEPVFSQIGSGALPVESLPSCALAIRRAAGRRTGPSLNRLEKNLRELPRPVIGRIAQDALVLDLRCLEAREQDAFVAQLGGLAPASTPTPPGAAR; this is encoded by the coding sequence ATGACGCGACTTCCTGACGCCGCCGCGGTCCCCGTGGCCGGACCCGTGACGCCGGCGCACGCAGCCGACGGGGCGTCCGTGCCGAGCGCGTCTGCCACGCGCAGCGCCGCCGCGCGCATTCCTTCCGTCGAGCGGGTGATCGCCTTTCCCGCGCTCGCGCCCTCGATCGCCCGGCACGGACGCACGCGCGTTCTCGCGGTGATTCGCGACGCGCTCGCCGCGCGGCGCGAACAATTGACGCGCGAATCGCGGGGCGAGGCGGCAAGTGCGACCCGCGGACCCGTGCCGGGCGCGGGTGCCGTCCCCGCGACGTCGGATGTGGCCTCCGACACGATGCCCGGCGCGGCGCGGGACGCCATGCTGGAGGCGGTCGTCACCGACGTCCAATGGCGGCTCGCCGCCGCCGCCGTGCCGCGTCTGCGTCTCGTCTTCAACCTCACCGGCACGGTCCTGCACACCAATCTCGGCCGCGCGCTGTTGCCCGATGTCGCGGTCGAATCGGTCGTCGCCGCGCTGCGCGCGCCGGCGAATCTCGAATTCGATCTCGAGACCGGCGGGCGGGGCGACCGCGACGACCTCGTCGCCGACCTGATCTGCGAACTGACCGGCGCCGAAGCCGCCACCGTCGTCAACAACAACGCCGCCGCGGTCCTGCTGATGCTCGGCACGCTCGGCGTGGACCGGGACGTCGTCGTCTCGCGCGGCGAACTGGTCGAGATCGGCGGTGCGTTTCGCATTCCCGACATCATGAACCGCGCGGGTGCGCGGCTGGTCGAGGTCGGCACCACCAACCGGACCCACCTCGCCGACTACGCACAGGCGATCGGCCCGACCACCGCCATGCTGATGAAGGTGCATTGCAGCAATTACGCGATCACCGGCTTCACCAAAAGCGTCGAACTCGACGAGCTCGCGCCGCTCGGCCGTCAGCACGGCGTGCCCGTCGTCGTGGATCTCGGCAGCGGCACGCTGATCGACCTCTCCGCCTACGGGCTCGCCCGCGAACCCACCGTCGCCGAGACCATCGCCGCCGGTGCCGACCTGGTCACCTTCAGCGGCGACAAACTGCTGGGCGGCCCCCAGGCCGGCATCATCGTCGGTCGGGCCGACCTGATCGCCCGGATCAAGAAAAACCCGCTCAAGCGCGCGCTGCGCGTCGGCAAGCTCACGCTCGCCGCGCTCGAACCCGTGCTCGCGCTGTATCGCGAACCGGAATTCCTGGCCGAGCGGCTCACGACCTTGCGCCTGCTCACGCGCGACGCGGCGCACATCCGCGCGCAGGCCGACACGCTTGCGCCCGCGATGCAGCGCGCACTGGGCGAGGACTGGACCGTGAGCGTCGAACCGGTGTTCAGCCAGATCGGCAGCGGCGCGTTGCCGGTCGAATCGCTCCCCAGTTGCGCGCTCGCGATCCGGCGTGCCGCCGGGCGCCGCACCGGCCCCTCGCTCAACCGTCTTGAAAAAAACCTGCGCGAACTGCCACGCCCGGTGATCGGCCGTATCGCGCAGGACGCGCTCGTGCTCGACCTGCGTTGTCTCGAAGCGCGGGAGCAGGACGCCTTCGTGGCGCAACTCGGCGGGCTGGCGCCCGCATCCACGCCGACGCCCCCCGGAGCCGCGCGATGA
- the fdhE gene encoding formate dehydrogenase accessory protein FdhE, which yields MQRILEAGQIESLDHSSIPRVRLPERYGAFGARATRMRRLAANSVAGIPVEPALGGYLNLMGRLADAQQGVLNGLTDSDVGPLDHDMIARSQAHSMPVLPASGPRQASWHVVFDRLLGALTAAADAAGANGADSPLGTTLRALQALSPAERDAAADAVLTGLAAPDAATAPFLFAALQVWWTERASRLQVTDIPYMEHPGLCPVCGSQPVASVVRIGGASQNYRYLQCGLCTTEFHMVRVKCTNCESTDTISYNGIVETGAPDVIEDAGAPGGKRPAADPAKFAKAETCGKCHCYRKIFYQEHDYDTEPLADDLASLSLDVLMTEAGYERISGNPLFWLDDATS from the coding sequence GTGCAACGTATCCTAGAAGCAGGTCAGATCGAATCGCTCGATCATTCATCCATTCCGCGCGTGCGCCTGCCGGAGCGCTATGGCGCGTTCGGCGCACGGGCGACGCGCATGCGCCGGCTCGCCGCGAACAGCGTGGCGGGCATTCCCGTCGAACCGGCGTTGGGCGGCTACCTGAATCTGATGGGCCGGCTCGCCGACGCGCAGCAGGGCGTCCTCAACGGGCTGACCGACTCCGACGTCGGGCCGCTCGACCACGACATGATCGCCCGCTCGCAGGCGCATTCGATGCCGGTGTTGCCGGCGTCCGGCCCGCGGCAGGCGAGTTGGCACGTGGTTTTCGACCGGCTGCTGGGCGCGCTGACCGCTGCGGCGGACGCAGCAGGCGCAAACGGTGCCGACTCGCCCCTCGGCACGACGCTACGCGCATTGCAGGCCTTGTCGCCCGCCGAGCGCGACGCCGCGGCCGACGCCGTCCTGACGGGCCTGGCCGCGCCCGACGCGGCCACGGCGCCGTTTCTGTTCGCCGCCCTGCAGGTCTGGTGGACCGAGCGCGCCAGCCGTCTCCAGGTCACTGATATTCCGTACATGGAACATCCCGGGCTGTGTCCGGTATGCGGCTCGCAACCCGTCGCGAGCGTCGTGCGCATCGGTGGCGCGTCCCAGAATTACCGCTATCTGCAATGCGGCCTGTGCACGACCGAATTCCACATGGTGCGCGTGAAGTGCACGAATTGCGAATCGACGGACACCATTTCCTATAACGGCATCGTCGAGACCGGCGCCCCCGACGTGATCGAGGACGCCGGCGCGCCCGGCGGCAAGCGCCCGGCGGCCGACCCCGCGAAGTTCGCCAAAGCCGAGACCTGCGGCAAGTGCCACTGCTACCGGAAGATCTTCTACCAGGAGCACGATTACGACACCGAGCCGCTTGCCGACGATCTCGCCAGCCTGTCGCTGGACGTGCTGATGACCGAGGCGGGCTACGAACGGATCAGCGGCAATCCTCTCTTCTGGCTCGATGACGCGACTTCCTGA
- a CDS encoding formate dehydrogenase subunit gamma, whose protein sequence is MSQLDDGHKPHGEPLVVRYTANERSNHWLTAITFVILALSGLSLFHPSMFWLSALFGGGQWTRILHPYVGVVMFLSFFGLVFRFWHHNMLDRSDVQWMKQIGDVLTNREEKLPRIGRYNAGQKLLFFALVACMLVLLFSGIVIWRQWFSVYFGIPIIRLAALAHAAAAFVLITSIVVHIYAAIWIKGSIGAMVKGTVTLGWARKHHPRWFDDIIKKNR, encoded by the coding sequence ATGAGCCAGCTCGACGATGGTCACAAGCCGCACGGCGAACCGTTGGTGGTGCGCTACACGGCGAACGAGCGGAGCAATCACTGGCTTACCGCGATCACTTTCGTGATCCTGGCGCTGTCGGGCCTGTCGTTGTTTCACCCGTCGATGTTCTGGTTGAGCGCGCTCTTCGGCGGCGGCCAGTGGACGCGCATCCTGCACCCGTACGTGGGTGTCGTGATGTTCCTGTCGTTCTTCGGTCTGGTGTTCCGCTTCTGGCACCACAACATGCTCGACCGCAGCGACGTCCAGTGGATGAAGCAGATCGGCGACGTGCTGACCAACCGCGAGGAGAAGCTGCCGCGCATCGGCCGTTACAACGCCGGTCAGAAGCTGCTGTTCTTCGCGCTGGTCGCCTGCATGCTGGTGTTGCTGTTCTCCGGCATCGTGATCTGGCGGCAATGGTTCTCGGTGTACTTCGGTATTCCGATCATCCGCCTCGCGGCGCTCGCGCACGCGGCCGCGGCTTTCGTGCTGATCACCTCCATCGTCGTGCATATCTATGCCGCGATCTGGATCAAGGGCTCGATCGGCGCGATGGTGAAGGGCACCGTGACGCTGGGCTGGGCGCGCAAGCATCACCCGCGCTGGTTCGACGACATTATCAAGAAGAATCGCTGA
- the fdxH gene encoding formate dehydrogenase subunit beta: MALQSLDIKRLSATTVQPPEARTPVTGSVAKLIDVSKCIGCKACQTACMEWNDLRDDIGITTGEYDNPRDLSPQSWTVMRFSEYENASGDLEWLIRKDGCMHCEDPGCLKACPSPGAIVQYTNGIVDFHEENCIGCGYCISGCPFNIPRMSKKDNRVYKCTLCSDRVAVGQEPACVKTCPTGAIMFGTKEDMKVQAADRIVDLKERGFENAGLYDPPGVSGTHVMYVLHHADKPSLYHGLADNPRISPMVRVWKGIAKPLAVAGIALTALAGFFHYTRIGPNETHEEDEEAALAEADAAHIRTHRENDKEIVE; this comes from the coding sequence ATGGCATTGCAATCGTTGGATATCAAGCGTCTCTCCGCGACGACCGTGCAGCCTCCCGAGGCGCGCACGCCCGTCACTGGTTCGGTCGCCAAGCTGATCGATGTATCGAAATGCATCGGCTGCAAGGCGTGCCAGACCGCGTGCATGGAATGGAATGATCTGCGCGACGACATCGGCATCACAACGGGTGAGTACGACAACCCGCGCGACCTGAGTCCGCAGTCCTGGACCGTGATGCGTTTCTCGGAATACGAGAACGCGTCGGGCGATCTCGAATGGCTGATCCGCAAGGACGGCTGCATGCACTGCGAGGACCCGGGCTGCCTGAAAGCCTGCCCGTCGCCCGGCGCCATCGTGCAGTACACGAACGGCATCGTCGACTTCCACGAGGAAAACTGCATCGGTTGCGGCTATTGCATCAGCGGCTGCCCGTTCAACATTCCGCGGATGTCGAAGAAGGACAACCGGGTGTACAAGTGCACGCTCTGTTCGGACCGCGTCGCCGTCGGCCAGGAACCCGCGTGCGTGAAGACCTGCCCGACCGGCGCCATCATGTTCGGTACCAAGGAAGACATGAAGGTGCAGGCCGCGGACCGGATCGTCGACCTGAAGGAGCGCGGTTTCGAGAACGCGGGTCTGTACGACCCGCCGGGCGTGAGCGGCACGCACGTGATGTACGTGCTGCATCACGCGGACAAGCCGTCGCTGTATCACGGTCTGGCCGACAATCCGCGCATCAGCCCGATGGTGCGGGTCTGGAAGGGCATCGCCAAGCCGCTCGCGGTGGCGGGCATCGCCCTGACCGCCCTGGCCGGCTTCTTCCACTACACGCGCATCGGCCCGAACGAGACGCATGAAGAGGATGAGGAAGCGGCCCTGGCCGAGGCGGACGCCGCGCATATCCGCACGCATCGGGAAAACGACAAGGAGATCGTGGAATGA
- the fdnG gene encoding formate dehydrogenase-N subunit alpha, with product MVQMSRRQFLKVTGATLAGSSMAMLGFAPQQALAEVRQYKLSRTTETRNTCTYCAVGCGILMYGLGDGAKNATASIIHIEGDPDHPVNRGTLCPKGASLIDFVHSASRLKVPEYRAPGSDKWQPISWDDALNRIAALMKADRDANFVEKNEKGQTVNRWLTTGMLAASASSNEVGYLTHKAIRATGMLAFDNQARVUHGPTVAGLAPTFGRGAMTNHWVDIKNADVILVMGGNAAEAHPCGFKWVTEAKAHNKARLLVVDPRFTRTASVADFYAPIRTGSDIVFLGGVINYLLTNDKIQHEYVKNYTDMPFIVSEAFQFTDGIFSGYDEKAHKYDKTTWDYEKDDQGYAKVDMTMQHPRCVYNLMKAHYARYTPEKVESVCGTPKAKFLAVCEMLATTARPDRAGTILYALGWTHHSIGAQIIRTGAMVQLLLGNIGIAGGGMNALRGHSNIQGLTDLGLMSNLLTGYMTLPTEKEQEYEDYIKARAAQPLRPNQLSYWKNYRSFFVSLMKTWYGDAATKDNNWGYDYLPKLDKSYDLLQAFELMHQGKMNGYICQGFNPLASAPNKQKSTEALSKLKWLVIMDPLATETSEFWANHGALNDVDPSKIQTEVFRLPTTCFAEERGSVTNSARWLQWHWQGAQPPWETRSDLEIMSGLFLRMRAAYKKDGGKYPDPITKLTWTYLQPESPTPEELAMEYNGRALADIKDPKDPTKILAKAGEQLPSFALLRDDGTTTSGCWIYCGAWTKAGNQMGRRDNSDPSGIGNTLNWAWAWPVNRRILYNRASCDVAGQPFDARRKIIGWNGKTWSGIDVPDYKVDEPPETGMGPFIMNPEGVARFFARDGLAEGPFPEHYEPFETPVGYNPMHPNNALALNNPAARVFPDDRAAFGKKEQFPHAATTYRLTEHFHYWTKHAKLNAIVQPEQFVEIGEDLAKEVGVIAGDRVKVSSNRGSIVAKAVVTKRIKALMIEGKKVQHVGIPIHWGFKGVAKAGYLANTLTPVVGDGNSQTPEFKSFLVKVEKA from the coding sequence ATGGTTCAGATGTCACGGCGCCAGTTCCTAAAAGTAACGGGCGCCACACTGGCCGGTTCAAGCATGGCGATGCTCGGGTTTGCTCCCCAGCAGGCGCTTGCTGAAGTGCGTCAGTACAAGCTGTCGCGCACGACCGAAACTCGCAACACCTGCACCTACTGCGCAGTAGGATGCGGCATTTTGATGTACGGTCTGGGCGACGGCGCGAAGAACGCCACGGCCAGCATCATCCACATCGAGGGCGACCCCGATCACCCCGTCAATCGCGGCACGCTGTGCCCGAAGGGCGCAAGCCTGATCGATTTCGTCCACAGCGCGAGCCGGTTGAAAGTGCCGGAATACCGGGCCCCGGGTTCCGACAAGTGGCAACCGATCTCGTGGGACGACGCGTTGAACCGCATCGCCGCGCTGATGAAGGCGGACCGCGACGCGAACTTCGTGGAAAAGAACGAGAAAGGCCAGACGGTCAACCGATGGTTGACCACCGGCATGCTGGCGGCCTCGGCGAGCAGCAACGAAGTGGGCTACCTGACGCACAAGGCGATCCGGGCGACCGGCATGCTGGCGTTCGACAACCAGGCGCGTGTCTGACACGGTCCGACGGTGGCAGGTCTTGCCCCGACGTTTGGCCGTGGAGCGATGACGAACCATTGGGTCGACATCAAGAATGCGGACGTGATCCTGGTGATGGGCGGCAACGCCGCAGAAGCGCATCCCTGTGGGTTCAAGTGGGTGACGGAAGCGAAGGCGCACAACAAGGCGCGTCTGCTGGTCGTCGACCCGCGCTTCACCCGTACGGCATCGGTCGCGGATTTCTACGCCCCGATTCGTACCGGCTCGGACATCGTTTTCCTCGGCGGGGTGATCAACTACCTGCTGACGAATGACAAGATCCAGCACGAGTACGTGAAGAACTACACCGACATGCCGTTCATCGTCAGTGAGGCTTTCCAGTTCACGGACGGCATCTTCTCGGGCTACGACGAGAAGGCGCACAAGTACGACAAGACGACCTGGGACTACGAGAAGGACGACCAGGGCTACGCGAAGGTCGACATGACCATGCAGCACCCGCGTTGCGTCTACAACCTGATGAAGGCGCATTACGCGCGCTACACGCCCGAGAAGGTCGAGAGCGTGTGCGGCACGCCCAAGGCCAAGTTCCTCGCCGTGTGCGAGATGCTGGCGACCACGGCCCGTCCGGACCGCGCCGGCACGATCCTGTACGCGCTGGGCTGGACGCACCATTCGATCGGTGCGCAGATCATCCGCACCGGTGCGATGGTGCAGCTGCTGCTGGGCAACATCGGCATCGCCGGCGGCGGCATGAACGCGCTGCGGGGTCACTCGAACATCCAGGGCCTGACCGACCTGGGCCTGATGTCGAACCTGCTCACCGGCTACATGACGCTGCCGACGGAGAAGGAGCAGGAGTACGAGGACTACATCAAGGCGCGCGCCGCGCAGCCGCTGCGGCCGAACCAGTTGAGTTACTGGAAGAACTACCGCAGCTTTTTCGTCAGCCTGATGAAGACCTGGTACGGCGACGCCGCGACCAAGGACAACAACTGGGGCTACGACTACCTGCCCAAGCTCGACAAGTCGTACGACCTGCTGCAGGCGTTCGAACTGATGCACCAGGGCAAGATGAACGGCTACATCTGCCAGGGCTTCAACCCGCTGGCGTCGGCGCCGAACAAGCAGAAGAGCACGGAAGCGCTGTCGAAGCTGAAGTGGCTCGTGATCATGGATCCGCTGGCCACCGAAACGTCCGAATTCTGGGCGAACCACGGCGCGCTCAACGACGTCGACCCGAGCAAGATCCAGACGGAAGTGTTCCGCCTGCCGACGACCTGCTTCGCCGAGGAGCGCGGATCGGTGACGAACTCGGCCCGCTGGCTGCAATGGCACTGGCAGGGCGCGCAGCCGCCGTGGGAAACGCGCAGCGACCTGGAAATCATGTCGGGCCTGTTCCTGCGCATGCGCGCGGCGTACAAGAAGGACGGCGGCAAGTATCCGGACCCGATCACCAAGCTGACGTGGACCTATCTCCAGCCGGAAAGCCCGACGCCGGAAGAGCTGGCGATGGAGTACAACGGCCGGGCGCTGGCGGATATCAAGGACCCGAAGGATCCGACCAAGATCCTCGCGAAGGCCGGCGAGCAGTTGCCGTCGTTCGCGCTGCTGCGGGATGACGGCACGACGACCAGCGGCTGCTGGATCTATTGCGGCGCGTGGACGAAGGCCGGCAACCAGATGGGTCGTCGCGACAACTCCGACCCGAGCGGCATCGGCAACACGCTGAACTGGGCGTGGGCCTGGCCGGTCAATCGGCGGATCCTGTACAACCGCGCATCCTGCGACGTGGCGGGTCAGCCCTTCGACGCGCGGCGCAAGATCATCGGGTGGAACGGCAAGACGTGGAGCGGCATCGACGTGCCGGACTACAAGGTTGACGAGCCGCCCGAGACGGGCATGGGGCCCTTCATCATGAATCCGGAGGGTGTCGCACGGTTCTTCGCGCGCGACGGGCTGGCCGAAGGGCCGTTCCCCGAGCATTACGAACCGTTCGAGACGCCGGTGGGTTACAACCCGATGCATCCGAACAATGCGCTGGCGCTGAACAACCCGGCGGCGCGCGTGTTCCCGGACGATCGGGCCGCGTTCGGCAAGAAGGAGCAGTTCCCGCACGCCGCCACGACCTACCGTCTCACCGAGCACTTCCACTACTGGACCAAGCACGCGAAGCTGAACGCGATCGTGCAGCCGGAGCAGTTCGTCGAAATCGGCGAGGATCTGGCCAAGGAGGTCGGCGTGATCGCGGGCGACCGGGTCAAGGTGAGTTCGAACCGGGGGTCGATCGTCGCGAAGGCGGTGGTCACCAAGCGGATCAAGGCACTGATGATCGAGGGCAAGAAGGTCCAGCACGTGGGCATCCCGATTCACTGGGGATTCAAGGGCGTCGCCAAGGCAGGCTACCTCGCCAATACATTGACCCCGGTCGTGGGGGACGGGAACTCGCAGACACCGGAGTTCAAGTCCTTCCTGGTGAAGGTCGAGAAAGCTTAA
- a CDS encoding MurR/RpiR family transcriptional regulator, with translation MPPPSPPLDTENSILRTIATAASLTPVQRRMANFVQDNMFRAATMSIDEFAVAAGASAATANRFARALGFDGYPSFRGALVRGYEANLAPVERLRRAQNSAQASAPGRDGLLDASLAQSVNNIETTRLALDPAACTTIVDAMLGARRVHVLGYGASAFLAGLTEHGFTPYCPDIQSLALLGGPSHAARRLSSAGREDVLLSIGFPRYSADTVTLTRYAAKRGVRIFALTDCPVSPLAALAQVSLFIRSTRQLAANSDAAVLTVIEALCDLAAHRSHDAVRAATDLTESVLPWLVQQPVPESARATSAAASETNRRAAGSRIAPRRQPPGVTK, from the coding sequence ATGCCGCCCCCGTCTCCGCCCCTCGACACCGAGAACTCGATTCTGCGCACGATCGCCACGGCTGCGTCGCTCACGCCGGTGCAGCGCCGGATGGCGAACTTCGTCCAGGACAACATGTTCCGCGCCGCGACGATGAGCATCGACGAGTTCGCCGTGGCGGCAGGCGCGTCGGCGGCCACGGCGAACCGGTTCGCGCGCGCGCTCGGTTTCGATGGCTATCCGTCGTTCAGAGGCGCTCTGGTCCGCGGTTACGAGGCCAATCTGGCGCCGGTCGAACGCCTGCGGCGCGCGCAGAACAGCGCGCAGGCGAGCGCGCCGGGCCGCGATGGCCTGCTCGACGCGTCGCTCGCGCAGAGCGTGAACAATATCGAGACGACCCGGCTCGCGCTCGACCCGGCGGCCTGCACGACGATCGTCGATGCGATGCTGGGCGCGCGCCGGGTGCATGTTCTGGGATATGGCGCGAGCGCCTTCCTCGCGGGCCTGACCGAGCACGGCTTCACCCCCTACTGCCCCGACATCCAGTCGCTGGCGCTGCTGGGCGGCCCTTCGCACGCGGCGCGGCGGCTGTCGAGCGCGGGGCGCGAGGACGTGCTGCTGTCGATCGGATTTCCGCGTTACTCGGCCGACACCGTGACGCTGACCCGCTACGCGGCCAAGCGCGGGGTGCGGATCTTCGCGCTGACCGATTGCCCCGTGTCGCCGCTCGCCGCGCTTGCGCAGGTGTCGCTGTTCATCCGTTCGACGCGCCAGCTCGCCGCCAATTCCGATGCGGCGGTGCTGACGGTGATCGAGGCGCTGTGCGACCTGGCCGCGCACCGCAGCCACGACGCGGTCCGCGCGGCCACCGATCTCACCGAGTCGGTGTTGCCCTGGCTGGTGCAGCAGCCGGTCCCGGAGAGCGCCCGCGCGACGTCCGCGGCGGCATCGGAAACGAACCGCCGCGCCGCCGGCTCCCGCATCGCGCCACGGCGGCAGCCGCCAGGTGTCACGAAATGA